One region of Streptomyces davaonensis JCM 4913 genomic DNA includes:
- a CDS encoding helix-turn-helix domain-containing protein, which translates to MTPARLAAELRELRSRTGLSLKALADRTTYSKSSWERYLNGRTLPPRQAVQDLCRIAREPEGRLLALWEIAESEWSGRARETPTPNPKPDPPHPIPRRRTPLLAASAVLLAAVGTAALALLLPSEDNAPSASPSPTGPRCRAAACEGQDPMHMGCGKSPANLSEHRTASGAWVALRYNEACGTSWARMWGTRVGDRLEVSAGGGGRTQSTRIKDAIDAESYVYTPMTATRPGATVRACFRPTEGRRECVDAHATGQSSMPNSSANSRSTSSSATLR; encoded by the coding sequence GTGACGCCCGCCCGACTGGCCGCCGAGCTACGGGAGTTACGGTCCCGCACCGGCCTGAGCCTGAAGGCGCTCGCGGACCGGACGACGTACAGCAAGTCCTCCTGGGAGCGTTACCTCAACGGCAGAACACTGCCACCCCGGCAGGCCGTCCAGGACCTGTGCCGGATCGCCCGGGAACCGGAGGGCCGGCTGCTGGCGCTGTGGGAGATCGCGGAGTCGGAGTGGAGCGGCAGGGCACGGGAGACACCGACCCCGAACCCGAAACCGGACCCGCCGCATCCGATCCCCCGCCGACGCACCCCACTCCTGGCCGCCTCCGCCGTACTGCTCGCCGCGGTAGGGACAGCGGCGCTCGCCCTTCTCCTCCCCAGCGAGGACAACGCCCCCTCCGCCTCCCCCTCCCCCACCGGCCCCCGCTGCCGAGCCGCAGCCTGCGAGGGCCAGGACCCCATGCACATGGGCTGCGGCAAGAGCCCCGCCAACCTCTCCGAGCACCGAACGGCCTCCGGCGCCTGGGTGGCACTGCGCTACAACGAGGCGTGCGGGACCAGTTGGGCCCGGATGTGGGGCACGCGGGTCGGCGACCGTCTGGAGGTCAGCGCGGGCGGCGGCGGCCGGACCCAGTCGACCCGGATCAAGGACGCCATCGACGCGGAGTCGTACGTCTACACCCCCATGACCGCGACGCGCCCAGGCGCCACGGTCCGGGCGTGCTTCCGGCCCACCGAAGGCAGAAGGGAGTGCGTGGACGCCCACGCCACCGGTCAGAGTTCGATGCCGAACTCCTCCGCCAACAGCCGCTCGACGTCATCCTCCGCGACCTTGCGCTGA
- a CDS encoding arylamine N-acetyltransferase family protein — protein MSDTVEFDLDAYLGRIGWEGGRGADLGTLRGVHLAHSRAIPFENLDAFGGSAPSLDLGDLMAKLVYGRRRGGYCYEHNTLFRTALEALGFQVTGLAARVVLGAERPESRPRAHMTLLVHVPGDPQPYLADVGFGSIGALLEPVPLTADVEFRGAGRRHRLVHAPHHGPLELWVLQAHDGKGWEPQYAFTLDPFEAPDYEVFNWHVGANPRSPFTQNRYIQRVTAERHILLYGEVLTETTFADGTVHQRKVAEDDVERLLAEEFGIEL, from the coding sequence ATGTCCGACACTGTGGAGTTCGACCTTGACGCGTATCTCGGCCGGATCGGCTGGGAGGGGGGACGCGGGGCCGATCTGGGCACCCTGCGGGGCGTTCACCTGGCGCATTCCCGGGCCATTCCGTTTGAGAACCTGGATGCGTTCGGGGGTTCGGCGCCCTCGCTCGATCTCGGGGATCTCATGGCCAAGTTGGTGTACGGGCGCCGCCGCGGGGGGTACTGCTACGAGCACAACACGCTCTTCCGTACCGCCCTGGAGGCCCTCGGCTTCCAAGTGACCGGCCTCGCCGCGCGTGTTGTGCTCGGGGCCGAGCGGCCCGAGAGTCGCCCTCGCGCCCATATGACCTTGCTCGTTCACGTCCCTGGTGACCCGCAGCCCTACCTCGCCGACGTCGGCTTCGGGTCGATCGGCGCGCTGCTGGAACCGGTGCCGCTGACCGCCGACGTGGAGTTCCGGGGCGCGGGCCGTCGGCACCGGCTCGTCCATGCCCCGCACCACGGGCCGCTGGAGCTGTGGGTGCTTCAGGCGCACGACGGGAAGGGCTGGGAGCCGCAGTACGCCTTCACTCTTGATCCCTTCGAGGCGCCCGACTACGAGGTCTTCAACTGGCATGTGGGCGCCAACCCGCGCTCGCCGTTCACCCAGAACCGGTACATCCAGCGTGTGACCGCCGAACGGCACATCCTGCTGTACGGCGAAGTCCTCACCGAGACGACGTTCGCCGACGGGACTGTGCATCAGCGCAAGGTCGCGGAGGATGACGTCGAGCGGCTGTTGGCGGAGGAGTTCGGCATCGAACTCTGA
- a CDS encoding peptidoglycan-binding protein yields the protein MSRWKELPAELSTPVRQLVIRLRRLKDHSGLSLRQLAAKTGYSAKSWERYLGGRSLPPREAVEAMARTAGDDPDRLLALHEVAAEAWSRRTTPEPEAEPERSHGRPLRAAFVAGTVALVVAVAASVVLIVRFTDGGENPAAPSPPPRSASASKRTYECRVERGPDGLWYAGNSRTREAILAYGHAGPEVAEAQCLLLRAGFPPGEIDGIYGPLTQGAVKRIQRREDLVVDGIIGPHTWKALRT from the coding sequence ATGTCGCGTTGGAAAGAGCTGCCCGCCGAACTCAGCACGCCGGTGCGCCAGTTGGTGATACGCCTGCGCCGGCTGAAGGACCACAGCGGGCTGAGCCTGCGGCAGTTGGCCGCGAAGACCGGGTACAGCGCGAAGTCCTGGGAGCGGTATCTGGGCGGCCGTTCGCTGCCGCCCCGGGAGGCCGTGGAGGCGATGGCCCGGACCGCCGGCGACGACCCGGACCGGCTGCTCGCCCTGCACGAGGTCGCAGCGGAGGCATGGAGCCGACGCACCACACCGGAACCGGAGGCGGAGCCGGAGCGGTCGCACGGCCGGCCGCTGCGCGCTGCGTTCGTGGCAGGGACGGTGGCCCTGGTGGTGGCCGTCGCCGCCTCGGTGGTGCTGATAGTGCGATTCACGGACGGCGGCGAGAATCCGGCGGCACCCTCACCGCCGCCCCGATCCGCGTCAGCATCGAAGCGGACGTACGAGTGCCGGGTGGAGCGGGGCCCGGACGGCCTCTGGTACGCGGGCAACAGCCGTACGCGGGAGGCGATCCTGGCGTACGGCCACGCCGGGCCCGAGGTCGCGGAGGCGCAGTGTCTGCTGCTGCGGGCCGGATTCCCGCCGGGGGAAATCGACGGTATCTACGGCCCGTTGACGCAAGGAGCGGTCAAGCGGATCCAGCGCCGGGAGGATCTGGTCGTGGACGGCATCATCGGCCCGCACACCTGGAAGGCGCTGCGCACGTGA